DNA from Arthrobacter sp. SLBN-112:
AGCCGGCCAGCCGGCCGGTCCGCTTTCAAGTCAACCCGCGCCACGATCCTGTCGCGCAGCAGGAAAGGCAGGACGTAGTAACCAAAACGTCTTTTGGGCTCCGGAGTGTAGATCTCGATCCGGTAATGGAAGCCGAACAGTTCCAGGAGGCGCCGGCGTTCAAAGACCAGGGAATCGAATGGGCTCAGCAGCGCGCGGCCGGTGGCCCGCCGGGGCAGGGCTGCCTCCGCATGCCGGTAGACCTCCCGCTTCCAACCCGCCACATTGACCGGTTCCAGCGTGCCTTGCTCCACCAGGTGCGCAACGGCCAGCGCCGTTGCCTTGACGGGAGTCCGGAAGTAGTCGGCGAAGCACCGGATGCTTCCTATTCCGTGCGCCCGGGCAGCCGCTTCGGTCAGCCGCTGCAGCGCACTTGTTGGATCCGTTTCCCCTGCCACTGGGGCCGGAAATGGGAGGACTTTGGAGGTCAGCGTGTACCTGCGCTCGAATTGCCCCGTCCTGCCGGCAGCCGATACCAGTCCCTCTTCGAACAGGTGTTCCAGGACCCGTTTCACCGCGTTCCAGTTCCACCCCCAGTTGGTGACCTGTTTTTCCTCGACATGGCCAATATGTGCGGTCAGTTCGGAGGCCGTCATGGGCCGTGAGCTGGCCAGGACCGCCACGATGCTGGCTGCAACGTCATCGCGGAGCCCAGGGTCCAGCCGCGAGGCGCCAACCCAGGAACGCTTCTGCCATGGAAGCAGATCCGGGTAATGCTCCGGCCGGATGTAGCTCGCCTCGTGTGCCCAGTACTCCAGCATGCGCCGGGGATGTTTGGCGGACATGCGCTGCAGTATGTCCCGGTCGTAACTGCCAAGGCGGGAGTAGAAGGGCAGGAAGTGGCTGCGGACCAGGACGTTCACGGAATCGATCTGGACGAGTTGGAGCCGGGCAAAAGTACGGCCCACCGCCCGTGCTGTCACGGGGCCGGTGGGCCGTCCTTTATGGAGTCCCTGCGCTGCCAGTGCGATCCGCCGTGCCTGGTCAAGGCTCAGCGTTGCCGACAATTCAGTCCTCTCTGATGATGGTTTTGTCCACCCTAAGCGTTGGCGGCGGCGTCGTCGGAGCGGTAGGCGAGGATCTTTTCCTCCACCACTGTGTCTCCCGGCTCGCATTCATGGTCCAGGGTGATGACCCCATAGGTCCAGCCGCGCCGGCGGTACACGACGGAGGGCGTGTTGGTCGCCTTGTCCACGAAGAGGTAGAAGTCATGGCCGACAAGCTCCATGTTGTCTACGGCATCGTCGAGGGAGAGGGACGCAGCGGGAAAGACCTTGCGCCGGATCAGTACCGGCGAGTTTCCAGCCGGGATGTCGTTGTCGACATCGTACGGGGATTTGTCTTCGGGGGCTGCCACCGCTTCATTCCGGTGGTTGGCCTCAAGATACAGCGGTTCATGGGCACTGGCGGGCTCAAGTGAGGCGGTGGCCTCGCGGACGGCCTTGGGAGTGTGGCGGCCATGGTGGACCTTCTTGCGGTCCTTGGCCCGGCGCAGCCGCTCAAGCAGTTTGTTGTACGCGAGGTCAAAGGCGGCAAACTTGTCTGCGGCGCTCGCTTCGGCACGGATTACGGGTCCGCGGCCCAGGACTGTCACTTCAACTGTCAGCTGGTCGCCGGTCTGCCGGGCATTGGTCTCCTTGGAGACTTTCGCGTCGACCCGCTGGACCTTGTCACCCAGCGACTCGATTTTCGCGATCTTTTCCCCGGCATATTCGCGGAACCGGTCTGAAACTGTCAGATTTCGTCCGCTGATCATAAACTCCATGGTGCCCTCCAAATGACTTCGGTGACACGACGGCGGCGCTTCCCTGGGCCGGGCTGTCTGACAGTCGAGCCCCTCTCCGAGCCGCCATCGAAAGGTACATTCTGTTCTTGGTACCCACCACCGACGTTAGTTCATAGCCACCTGTTATTCATCCTTTCCCGGTTTATTTTTTTCTAAGTCATGGTGGGTCCCGAGCGGGCTGGCGGCCATGGCGCCCGGGTCCTTGGTGTCGGGTGGGCGTGTCGCGGCCAGCACGACGGCGCCCCTTACCTTGGCGCCGGCGAGGTACAGTGCGCGGGCTGCTTCACCGACCGTGGCGCCGGTTGTCAGGACGTCATCGATGATGATGCAGGAGCGCCCTGCAACCAGTGCACGGCCCCCGCGCTTGACCCGCATCGACCCCCGGACGCGCTGCGAGCGGGCTCCCCTCCCCAATCCCTTTTGACCCGCCGCACCATTCCTGCCGCCCGATCCATGGCTGCCGGGCAGCAAAGGCCCCGACGCGGCGGTTTTGGCCAGTACGTCCGCGACACCGACGCCTGAAAGCTGCCGAACCGCCTCTTTCAGGAGCAGGTGGACCGGGCTGAACCCCCGGTGGACGTAGGCCGCTGTGCTGGTGGGGACGGGGATCAGCAGGAAACCACTGCCATCCGGGACTGCCGCCCTGACTGCCCCGGCGAGCGCCCGACCAAGGCTCCTGCCAAGCTGATGCTGGCCGTGCCGCTTGAACGACAGCAGTCCCTGCGCCAGCTCGTCCCGGTACACGCCCGCGGCCACAACGGGAAGCATAATGGTCCCGGCGACATCCATGAGTGCGGGAGCTCCGCTTTCCGCCCGGAACGGCTGCCTGGTCAGCTGGCGGATGCGGCCGGCACAGGATGGGCACAACGTGCTGTCTTCGGCACCGCAGCACACACAGTCCACCGGGACTGCCAGAGCCAGCAGATCCACCAGGGCGCCGGCAAGCCAATCGATGAGGCGCAGGAGCCCTGCCTCGTGTTCACCCCGGTGCAGCGCCGCCCAGGGTGGGGATGGTTGAAGGTCCGGATCCGTCCTCCGGATTCCCTGATGCCCGGAAGCGGCTGTGCCGGTCCTGCCGAATAGGCCATTCACAATCCCACTGTCGTCCCGTGCCGGCCCCGGAAGGAAGCCCGGGCGTGGCTATGTGGATAAAGCGAGGCCATCCGGTCCACGGAAGCATCATCCGCCGCAGCCTTGGCCGGCCGTCAGCCGGGGAACGCCGGGTCGATGGGGCCCTTGATTTGCGGGGACCAGCCATTGCCCAGGCGCTGGAAGATCCCCTCCCCCGACTGGACGTAGATGTCGTCGACGCCGTTTCCCGCGCTGATGGCCACAAGCCCCGGCCACGGGGCAAGCTGCTGCGGCTGTCCGGACGTGAGGGACAGCAGCTCAGGCGTGACATTCGAACCGGCAGCCCCCTTCATGACGGCAACGGTAGTGCCATTGACCCAGACCCCTTGGTCGGGGTCGGTGGCGGTGACCAGGGTTATGGGGGCGGTCAGTTCCCGCGGAGTGCCGTCGGCGGCACGGATTACGCCCGTTACCTGCACCTTGGACTTCCCGTTTTGTTCGGATATGACCAGGGCGCGCACGCCGTCGCGCGAGACGCGGAATTCCTTGATTGTCCGGCCGGCAAGCCAGGAAGGTGCCAGCGTCACGGTCGGGACGGCGGCACCCTCTGCGACGCCGGCCGGATGGAAAGCCACTACTTCCGTGGCTCCAGTGGCACCGGGTCCAGCCGTCCACACCCAGTCATTGATACTGAAGGTTGGCCGGCTGAGGGTACTCCGGGTGGTCAGGGCACGGGCGGGCTGGCCGGGGCTGATGCTGTACAGGGTGGTGCGGCCGTCATTGAGGAAGGCGGCCGTCTGCGACACCGGAGATTCCGCCGGATAGCGGGGGTTGAGCGCGGACACCGGCTGCATGTCGGGCAGCGGCGAGACGCGGTTGTTTTCGTACCGCACCAGTTCGTTGCCGCTGATGGCGATCTGGCGTGACGGCACGGTCTTGTCCAGCACCGGTGGAAGAACGGACCCGTTGTCCTCCACGCGCACCAGGTCCTGGTTGGCCCGCAGCTCAACGTTGACAACGTCGGGCTGGCTGCGGAATGTCAGGGTCAGCTGCATCTGCATCCGGAGGCGGTCCTCCGCGGATGTTTCCGTCAGCTCCTTCGCCGTCAGGTCCACCTGGGCCGCCCCGGACACCACCGGCACCGATTCGCGGGCCAGCTTGATCCCTGAGGGAAAGGCACTGGCGACGGCGCCGCGCAGGTATGGAGCCGGCCCGGCCAGCAGTGCGCTGGTCATGGCTTTGACGGTCTTGTTCTTCAGGAACCAGCGGACGTCAGGAATGGCGTAGGTGAAGGTGGGGTCGTAGAAGTAGATGGGGTAGGCACCGTAGATCACCTTGAACGTTTCTTCGGCAATGGCAGTCCCGTCCGGAATCGCGGAGATCCGCCATTCTCCGTCCACCTGGGTCACCGTCACCGGGATGCGTTCCACAGTTCCCGGCGGCGACTGGGTGGCGATGCCGTCGGCGTCCACCATGTAGGAGACATCAAGCTCATAGTGGAAGACGTTTTCAGTCTCGGTGGGGACAACGCGCGCCTCCCGGTATACCAGCGCGCGTTTGTCCGGTTTCCAGGACACGGCCGACGCCTGGGTCAGGTATTGGCGGGCCACCGCATAGTCGTCCTCGTAGCCGCTGCCGGCCCGGTAGAAATAGTCGATGATGGTCTCCGGCGACGCCCCCGGCTGCGGTGCTGCCGGGAGGAACACGGGTGCGCTGACGTTGCCGGCGCTGCTTTCGCTGCTTTTTCCCACCGGCCCGTAGGTGGGGATCCGTGCGCAGCCTGAGAGGAGGACGATCAGCAGGGCAAGCAGTGCCGCCGGGTACTTCGCCTGGCTTCCGCTGGCCCTCATGATGTCTCCCCGGGTTCCTGCGAGGGAGCAGGCCGGGCCGCTCCCGCCTGCAGCACCAGCATGTTCTTGTGGTCCTGTTCCAAGGGAACGCTCCCCGGCGCACCGGGATTGGTGACGTCCTTTGGTTCCAGCTGCAGTGGCGACTCGGTGATGACTTCGTCCTGCCGCAAGGGAAGTGTCAGGCGGAAGTTGGCGCCGTCGCCTTTCCTCCCCCAGGCCTGCAGCCAGCCGTGGTGCAGCTTCGTGTCTTCCATGGCAATGGACAATCCCAACCCGCTTCCCCCTGTGGTGCGCGCCCTGGCAGGATCCGCGCGCCAGAACCTGTCGAAGACCCGCGCAGCCTGTGTCGGGTCCATTCCGATGCCGTGGTCCCTTACCGCAACGCCCACGGCAGTTTCGTTCACCGCCAGGGTGACGGTCACCGGTTTGCCCTCACCGTGCTCTACTGCGTTCAGGATCAGGTTGCGCAAAATCCTGTCGATCCGCCGGGCGTCCATTTCCACAATCACGGCGTCCCCCGGAGCGGAGTAGATGATCTCCGACCCGTATTCCGCAGCCACCGGAGCAGCGCCTTCAATAACGTGTGCAATGACCTGGAGGAGGTCTTCCGGTTCAGCATCCAGCACGGCCACGCCGGCGTCGAAGCGGCTGATTTCCAGGAGGTCGGAGAGGAGGGACTGGAAACGCTCCACCTGGTTGTAGAGCAGCTCGGCGGACCGCTTGTTGATGGGGTCGAAATCATCACGGGCGTCGTACAGGACTTCCGCCGCCATGCGCACGGTGGTCAGCGGCGTCCGCAGCTCGTGCGAAACATCGGACACAAAGCGCTGCTGCATCTGCGAGAGCGTTGCCAGCTGGGTGATCTGCTCCTGCAGGCTGGCGGCCATGTGGTTGAAGGAGGCGCCAAGACGGGCCACCTCGTCCTCGCCCTTGACCACCATGCGCTCCTGCAGCTGCCCTGCTGCCAGTTTCTCCGACACCATCGCGGCGTGGCTGACCGGGCTCACCACGTTCCGGGTGACGTACCAGGCGACGGCGCCGATCAGGAGGACCAGTACCGCACCGCCGGCCCAAAGGACGCTTTGGATCTCGTTGAGCGTTTGCTGCGCTGTGTTCAGGTCGTAAATCAGGTAAAGCTCGTAAACGGTGCCGTTAAAGGTCACCTTGTTCCCCACGGCAATCCCCGGCCGGTCCTCGGTTCCCACGGGGATGACGGTGGAAGCCCAGTACTGGTCCTTCCCCGACTGCTGGACGGCCTTGCGCAGCTCCGGGGGTATCACGCTGACCGTCAATTGGTCCGAAGCCCGCGACTCAACCCAACGGTTCCGGGGCTTGGTCTGCTCAGGCATCGCCTCAAAGACATAGCGGCGCTGGATCACAGAGCCCCGGCCCTCCACCGCGTTCAGGGTGTCGTAGACCAGGGTGATGACGCTGGACTGGTCGGTGACCTGGGCGCCGTCGAACGTCTCCTGGACCTGCTTGACGTTGTAGCGCGTCTCAGACTCCGCCTGCGTAAGCCGCTCCTGGAACAGGTTGTTGGCGATCTGGTTGGACAGATAGGCACCCACCACGGCGAACGAAACCACGGCCAGCATCAAGGTGGTGAGGACAGTGCGGAACTGCAGTGAACGGCGCCAACGCCGCTGCAGGGCGCGCCCAAGATATCTCAGCCCGGGGAGGAAGCGACGGACTCCCGTCCGGACGAGCCTGGCCACCCGCAGCGCCACGATCAGGGCGCGCCGCTGCCAGATCCTTGCCCGGAAGGCCACATGCCGGAGTCCGGGGGCAGCAGCCTCAGCGGCTTCCGGCGCACCTTGGGCGCCGCCGTCCTGCTTTACGGCATCCGCGGAGCCCGGAGTTGCGCGCTGATCCGGTTGCCCGTCCTGCGCGGCGGGATCAGACCCCTGCTTTGTAGCCGACACCACGCACCGTCAATACGACTTCCGGAGCTTCCGGATCCTGCTCGATCTTGGACCGCAGGCGCTGGACATGGACGTTGACCAGGCGGGTGTCGGCGGCGTGGCGGTAGCCCCAGACCTGCTCCAGCAGCAGTTCGCGGGTGAAGACCTGCCAGGGCTTGCGGGCCAGTGCCACCAGGAGGTCGAACTCCAGCGGCGTCAGGGAGATCCGCTCATTGCCCCGGCTGACGGTGTGCCCGGCAACGTCGATGGTGATGTCCGCGATGCGAAGCGTTTCGGGGGCCTTCTGGTCCCCGGGGCGAAGGCGTGCACGCACGCGCGCCACCAGCTCGGCAGGCTTGAAGGGCTTCGGCACGTAGTCATCAGCACCGGATTCCAGGCCGCGGACGACGTCGGAGGTATCGGACTTGGCGGTCAGCATGACGATGGGCACGTCCGACTCAGCACGGATCTGGCGGCAGACCTCAATGCCATCCATACCGGGAAGCATGAGGTCGAGCAGGACCAGGTCTGGCCGCGAGGACCGGAACACGTCCAGGGCCTGGGCGCCGTCAGCGCAAAAGACCGGCTCGAAGCCGTCATTACGGAGGACAATTCCAATCATCTCGGCCAGCGCTTCGTCATCATCTACCACCAGAATGCGTGCCTTCATAGCTATATATTCCCTTATCGGGATGGGTTTGTCCTGTTGAGCGGCTTCCGGCATGGCGGAACACTAGGCCGTCCGACGCCGGAACTATAGTCTTGGGGTCATGCTCCGCGTGGCCGGTGCGCCCCTTTTTGGGGCCGTTGGCCAGGCACGGGCAGGCGGACCGGTATTGGGGGAGGAATCAGTGTCACCACAGGAGTCAGGGCCCGGGGAGCCGATGCAGGAGCCGGCAGGCGCGGGACAGGACGACGGCGGGCCGGCGGCTCCAAGCGGCCATCCGCCGGTGCCATCCGCCTGGGAGCAGCCGTGGGCACCGCCCGCAGGCCGGCAGCCAATTCCGGGGCAGGAATCACCGGCCGCGCAGCAACCGCCCAAGTGGGAGCAGCCCGGACAGCAACTAAACGTGGATGTTCCCTACCCCGGGAACCCGTACCCCGGCGCCTCCCCCTACGGCGGGCAGGCAGCTGGCGGCCCCCATTACGGTCCCGCGCCATCCGGTGGGCAGTCCTATAAAAGCCAGGGATACAGCGGCCAGCCCCACAGGGGATCCCCCTATGACGGGCCGCGCTACGACGGCTCCCCATATCCCGGCGGTTCCTACGGGGCCTGGCCCTCCCAACAGCCCCGGTATACCGCTCCGCCCAAGCCAGGGATCATTCCCTTGCGGCCACTGATGTTCGGCGAAATCCTGGACGGTTCGTTCCAGGCCATCAGGCGCAATGCCAAGGCGATGCTCGGCGCCGGCCTCCTGGCGCAGTCCCTGTCGGCAATCCTCGCGGCGGTGCTGACAGGATTCGTTGCGACGTCATCCGGGTCCGTGGAAGCCTGGGCGGAGACCGCGAGCAACGCCGACATCGCGTCCGTGGGGATCGGGCTGATGGCTACCTTTGTCCTGCTGTCCATCCTGTCCGTGTTCATGTCCGTTGTCCTCCAGGGCGCCATGGTGGTGCCCGTGGCCCGGTCCGTGCTGAACCGGCCCACCGGCTTCCGCCGCATGTTGTCGCTGGTGCGGTCACGGATCGGGGCGCTGGTCAGGCTGGCGGCGGTGCTGGTGGCAGCGGCTATAGCCACGATGGTGGTTTTCGTCGTCGTCATCGTGCTCCTGTTCTCCAATGTCCGTGGAGCGGGCGCACTGCTGGTCATCCCGCTGATGATGGGCTTCGTCGCAGTGTTCCTCTGGGTGGCGATAAAGCTCATGGTGGCGCCTGCCGCCGTCGTCATCGAAGAACTCGGCGCTTTTGCCGGGCTTCGCCGCTCGTGGGAACTGACCCGGGCAAACTGGTGGCGGATCCTTGGCATCACCCTGGTGGTGGGCATCCTGGTCGCCGTCATCACGCAGGTGGTCCTGATCCCTGCAAGCCTCCTGCCCTCGGTGCTGTCGGGGGTCGTCTCGCCACACGGCGGCGGCGGACAGGACGCCTCGCTGTCCGTTGCCATCGGCATCATTACTGCGGTGGTGGGTGCCCTGGTGGGTGCGGTGGGCTACGCCTTCCAGACGTCTGTCATGGCATTGCTCTACATGGACCTGCGGATGCGCAAGGACGGGCTGGACATCGTGCTGCTTCGCGAACTGGAAACCGGCGCGGATCCTGGCGGCATCCCGGGGCGGAATGCCCAGGGCGGAAGCACCCCGTACCCCGGATACGGAGCGGCGCCGGGAGCATGGCCGTATGGCCGCTGAACCACCCGTGCTTCCCGACGCCGGGGAGGCACGGCGCTGGGCAGCGGAGGAACTGGCCAAACAGGAGTACCGGGACGCCGCCCCGTCCTGGCTGGACAGCCTGTGGCGGAACTTCCTGGAGTGGCTGCAGTCCCTCGATGGTTCGCCCGGGGAGGCTGCGCCGGTGCCCAGCCCGGTCATCGCCCTGGTCATTGCCGCCGTCATCGCGGCTGCCGTCATCCTGGCCCGCCCCCGGCTGAACGCGCGGGTCCGGCAGGCCAACGACGTCTTCGAAAGGGAAACCGCCATGGCCGCCGCGGACTACCGGAAGCGCGCGGAAGCGGCGGCCGCGGGCGGACAGTGGGGGGACGCCGTCGTCGACCGTTTCCGTGCCGTGGTCCGCAGCGCCGAAGACCGGACCATCCTTGATCCCCAGCCAGGCAGGACCGCTGACGAAGCAGCCCGGGCCTTGTCCGTTCCCTTCAGCAGCGAATCCATGCGCCTGGCCCGGGCAGCGGCCACTTTCGACGGGATCCGCTATGGAAACAGGGCGGCGGGCAGCCGCGACTACCAGGAGATGGTGGAGCTTGACACCATCCTGGACGCCATGAAGCCTGCCCCCACCGGCGCCGGGGTGGCCCTGCCATGACCGGGCTTCCCACCGCCGGCGAAAAGCGCCGGGATACTGATGAGGCCACCGGGTCCACGCCTGGTGCCCGGACAATGCAGGGTTGGCTGCGGCGGCACCGTGGCGTGAGCGCAGCGGGAGTGGTGGTGGCCGCGGCGCTGGCCCTGGTCGTGGGCACGCAACTCGCTCCCAAGGGTGACGCCGTTCCCCTCTCGGTCCACAATCCCGCGCCAAATGGAGCCAAGGCGCTGGGCAAGATCCTTGGCAGGCACGGGGTTTCCGTCCACAGCCCGGACCGGTTCGACGCAGCGCTTGAGGACCTGCGCGCCGGCTCCTCCCCCACGCTCCTGCTCTACGACCGGAACGGCATCCTGGATGCGCAGCAGTTGACCCGCCTGAAAGCGGAGGCGGAGCGCGTGGTGGTGGTTTCCCCCCGCCTGGAGACCCTGACCGCGCTTGACAGCGGCATCCGCCAGGCAGGCGTTGTCCCCGATGCCTTCCAGGTCCTTGACCCCGGCTGTTCCCACCCTGATGCACAGGCTGCAGGGCAAGTCACCGGGCAAGGAGCATTTGTCTACGACGGCGGCATGTCCTGCTTCCGGGCAGCAGGAACCGCCGGGATGCTTGCCGTCAGCCGCGACGGCCGTCTGGCCGTGCTGGGCAGCACGGCAGTCCTGGGCAACGAAAGGCTGGACGAACTGGGAAACGCGGCGCTGGCAATAAGGATGCTCGGCTCCTCGCCGGACCTGGTCTGGTACCTGCCCTCGATTGCGGATGCAGCAGTCAGCGGAACCGGTGAAACGCTCGATGACCTTGCGCCGGACTGGGCCCGCTTCCTGGGCCCCTGGCTGCTCCTGGTCGCGGCAACGGCCGTCGTGTGGCGGGGCCGCCGCCATGGCCCCCTGGTATTCGAGCCGTTGCCGGTGGTGGTCAAGGCCGTTGAGACGGCGGAGGGACGCGCCCGGCTTTACCAGGACTCCCGCGCGATTGACCAGGCCCGCGACAATCTCCGGGCCGGGCTGCTGGTGCGGCTTTCCGGGAAGCTGCGGATGGGCCCGGCCGCCACCGCTGAGGAGACGATCTCCGCGGCGGCCCGGCTCCTGGATCGGGATGCCGGCGAAATCCGTGCAGTCGTCAACGAACGCCCCACCAGCGAGGCCCGGCTGGTTGCCTGGTCGCAGGCCCTGGACAAACTCGAGAAAGAGGTCAAGATCCGATGAGTGAACAGAGCAGTAGCCAGCAGGTCCTTAACCCGATGGACGACGACGGCGCACGGCGGGCGCTGCTTGCCGTCCGCCGGGAGGTGGCCAAGGCGGTGGTGGGACAGGACGCCACCGTCACCGGCCTCCTGATTGCCCTGCTTTCCCAGGGCCATGTGCTGCTGGAGGGCGTCCCCGGTGTTGCAAAGACCCTGCTGGTCCGGGCACTGTCCTCAGCACTGACCCTGGACACCAAGCGCGTGCAGTTCACCCCCGATCTCATGCCGGGCGATGTCACCGGCTCGCTGGTCTACGACTCGCACACCTCCGAATTCAGTTTCCGGGAGGGACCGGTCTTCACCAACCTCCTGCTGGCGGATGAGATCAACCGGACCCCTCCGAAGACGCAGGCCTCGCTCCTGGAAGCCATGGAAGAGCGGCAGGTGTCTGTGGACGGCGTGTCCCGGCGGCTGCCGGCGCCGTTCCTGGTGGCGGCCACCCAGAATCCCGTGGAGTACGAGGGGACCTATCCCCTGCCGGAGGCACAGCTGGACCGGTTCCTGCTCAAGCTCACCATGCCGCTGCCCGGACGCGGGGAGGAGATCGAGGTCATCCGCCGCCATGCGGCGGGGTTCGACCCACGGGATTTGGCAGCAGCCGGCGTCCGGGCGGTGGCCGGCGCGGAGGACCTGGAACGGGCACGGGAGGCAGTGGCCCGGGTAGCGGTGGAACCGGAGATTATCGGCTACATCGTTGATCTGGTGCGCGCCACCCGTTCAGCTCCGTCATTCCAGCTTGGCGTCTCACCCCGCGGGGCCACAGCCCTGCTCAACACCTCAAGGGCGTGGGCCTGGCTCTCCGGCCGGCCTTTCGTCACCCCGGACGATGTCAAGGCGCTGGCCCTGCCCTGCCTGCGGCACCGGGTGGCGCTGCAGCCCGAAGCGCAGATGGACGGGGTCAGGGTGGACGACGTCCTGGGCAGCATCCTCGCTTCCGTCCCCGTTCCGCGCTGATGGCCATCTCCGGTCGCTTCGTGGCGCTGGTGCTGCTGGGCCTGGTACCGGTACTGCTGTTCCCGGGATGGCTGACCGCAGTAGCCACAATCGCGCTGCTCGTGGCGTTGTTGAGTGCCGATCTGCTTTTTTCGGGATCCCTCCGGCAGGTCGCTGTGACGCGTGCCGAGCCGGAGAACGTCACGCTCAACAACGCCGTGGAAGCCGTGCTCACGGTCCGCAACGGCGGCACCAGGCGGCTTCGGGGAACGTTCAGGGATGGGTGGCAACCGTCCGCAGGCGCCCTCGACCCCGTCCAGGACATGGACGTCCCGGCCGGCGAAGGAAGGCGGTTCGCCGTCCGGCTCCGGCCGGTCCGCCGTGGTGACCTTGCCGCGCCGCATGTGACGTTGCGTTCCTTTGGCCCGATGGGCCTGGCAGCCCGCCAGAGGACCATCGAATGTCCGGGCTCGGTGCGGGTGCTGCCACCCTTCCATTCCCGGCGCCACCTGCCCTCGAAGCTGCGGAAGTTGCGCGAACTCGACGGGAAGGCCGCCGTCCAGATCCGCGGCGCCGGCACCGAGTTCGATTCACTGCGGGATTACGTCCGCGGCGACGACGTGCGCTCCATCGACTGGCGCGCCACCGCCCGGCGCTCCGCCGTCGTCGTCCGGACCTGGCGCCCGGAACGGGACCGCCGCGTGGTGATGGTCCTGGATACATCCCGTACCGCCGCAGCCAGGATCCTGGACGAAACCCGACTGGACACCGGGATCGAGGCTGCGCTCCTTCTGGGAGTTCTGGCCGAACGGGGTGGCGACCGGGTGGACTTTGTGGCATTCGACCGCAGGACCAGGGCGCGGGCCGGCTCTGCCGGGCAGGGCACCATCCTGGGCCGGCTGGT
Protein-coding regions in this window:
- a CDS encoding winged helix-turn-helix domain-containing protein, which encodes MSATLSLDQARRIALAAQGLHKGRPTGPVTARAVGRTFARLQLVQIDSVNVLVRSHFLPFYSRLGSYDRDILQRMSAKHPRRMLEYWAHEASYIRPEHYPDLLPWQKRSWVGASRLDPGLRDDVAASIVAVLASSRPMTASELTAHIGHVEEKQVTNWGWNWNAVKRVLEHLFEEGLVSAAGRTGQFERRYTLTSKVLPFPAPVAGETDPTSALQRLTEAAARAHGIGSIRCFADYFRTPVKATALAVAHLVEQGTLEPVNVAGWKREVYRHAEAALPRRATGRALLSPFDSLVFERRRLLELFGFHYRIEIYTPEPKRRFGYYVLPFLLRDRIVARVDLKADRPAGRLLVRSAFAEPDAPADTAVELAAELKLMGQWLGLPDVEVGPAGDLAARLAQELAHL
- the hpf gene encoding ribosome hibernation-promoting factor, HPF/YfiA family; this encodes MEFMISGRNLTVSDRFREYAGEKIAKIESLGDKVQRVDAKVSKETNARQTGDQLTVEVTVLGRGPVIRAEASAADKFAAFDLAYNKLLERLRRAKDRKKVHHGRHTPKAVREATASLEPASAHEPLYLEANHRNEAVAAPEDKSPYDVDNDIPAGNSPVLIRRKVFPAASLSLDDAVDNMELVGHDFYLFVDKATNTPSVVYRRRGWTYGVITLDHECEPGDTVVEEKILAYRSDDAAANA
- a CDS encoding ComF family protein; translated protein: MNGLFGRTGTAASGHQGIRRTDPDLQPSPPWAALHRGEHEAGLLRLIDWLAGALVDLLALAVPVDCVCCGAEDSTLCPSCAGRIRQLTRQPFRAESGAPALMDVAGTIMLPVVAAGVYRDELAQGLLSFKRHGQHQLGRSLGRALAGAVRAAVPDGSGFLLIPVPTSTAAYVHRGFSPVHLLLKEAVRQLSGVGVADVLAKTAASGPLLPGSHGSGGRNGAAGQKGLGRGARSQRVRGSMRVKRGGRALVAGRSCIIIDDVLTTGATVGEAARALYLAGAKVRGAVVLAATRPPDTKDPGAMAASPLGTHHDLEKNKPGKDE
- a CDS encoding LpqB family beta-propeller domain-containing protein; protein product: MRASGSQAKYPAALLALLIVLLSGCARIPTYGPVGKSSESSAGNVSAPVFLPAAPQPGASPETIIDYFYRAGSGYEDDYAVARQYLTQASAVSWKPDKRALVYREARVVPTETENVFHYELDVSYMVDADGIATQSPPGTVERIPVTVTQVDGEWRISAIPDGTAIAEETFKVIYGAYPIYFYDPTFTYAIPDVRWFLKNKTVKAMTSALLAGPAPYLRGAVASAFPSGIKLARESVPVVSGAAQVDLTAKELTETSAEDRLRMQMQLTLTFRSQPDVVNVELRANQDLVRVEDNGSVLPPVLDKTVPSRQIAISGNELVRYENNRVSPLPDMQPVSALNPRYPAESPVSQTAAFLNDGRTTLYSISPGQPARALTTRSTLSRPTFSINDWVWTAGPGATGATEVVAFHPAGVAEGAAVPTVTLAPSWLAGRTIKEFRVSRDGVRALVISEQNGKSKVQVTGVIRAADGTPRELTAPITLVTATDPDQGVWVNGTTVAVMKGAAGSNVTPELLSLTSGQPQQLAPWPGLVAISAGNGVDDIYVQSGEGIFQRLGNGWSPQIKGPIDPAFPG
- the mtrB gene encoding MtrAB system histidine kinase MtrB, encoding MAFRARIWQRRALIVALRVARLVRTGVRRFLPGLRYLGRALQRRWRRSLQFRTVLTTLMLAVVSFAVVGAYLSNQIANNLFQERLTQAESETRYNVKQVQETFDGAQVTDQSSVITLVYDTLNAVEGRGSVIQRRYVFEAMPEQTKPRNRWVESRASDQLTVSVIPPELRKAVQQSGKDQYWASTVIPVGTEDRPGIAVGNKVTFNGTVYELYLIYDLNTAQQTLNEIQSVLWAGGAVLVLLIGAVAWYVTRNVVSPVSHAAMVSEKLAAGQLQERMVVKGEDEVARLGASFNHMAASLQEQITQLATLSQMQQRFVSDVSHELRTPLTTVRMAAEVLYDARDDFDPINKRSAELLYNQVERFQSLLSDLLEISRFDAGVAVLDAEPEDLLQVIAHVIEGAAPVAAEYGSEIIYSAPGDAVIVEMDARRIDRILRNLILNAVEHGEGKPVTVTLAVNETAVGVAVRDHGIGMDPTQAARVFDRFWRADPARARTTGGSGLGLSIAMEDTKLHHGWLQAWGRKGDGANFRLTLPLRQDEVITESPLQLEPKDVTNPGAPGSVPLEQDHKNMLVLQAGAARPAPSQEPGETS
- the mtrA gene encoding MtrAB system response regulator MtrA — encoded protein: MKARILVVDDDEALAEMIGIVLRNDGFEPVFCADGAQALDVFRSSRPDLVLLDLMLPGMDGIEVCRQIRAESDVPIVMLTAKSDTSDVVRGLESGADDYVPKPFKPAELVARVRARLRPGDQKAPETLRIADITIDVAGHTVSRGNERISLTPLEFDLLVALARKPWQVFTRELLLEQVWGYRHAADTRLVNVHVQRLRSKIEQDPEAPEVVLTVRGVGYKAGV
- a CDS encoding DUF7847 domain-containing protein, with the protein product MSPQESGPGEPMQEPAGAGQDDGGPAAPSGHPPVPSAWEQPWAPPAGRQPIPGQESPAAQQPPKWEQPGQQLNVDVPYPGNPYPGASPYGGQAAGGPHYGPAPSGGQSYKSQGYSGQPHRGSPYDGPRYDGSPYPGGSYGAWPSQQPRYTAPPKPGIIPLRPLMFGEILDGSFQAIRRNAKAMLGAGLLAQSLSAILAAVLTGFVATSSGSVEAWAETASNADIASVGIGLMATFVLLSILSVFMSVVLQGAMVVPVARSVLNRPTGFRRMLSLVRSRIGALVRLAAVLVAAAIATMVVFVVVIVLLFSNVRGAGALLVIPLMMGFVAVFLWVAIKLMVAPAAVVIEELGAFAGLRRSWELTRANWWRILGITLVVGILVAVITQVVLIPASLLPSVLSGVVSPHGGGGQDASLSVAIGIITAVVGALVGAVGYAFQTSVMALLYMDLRMRKDGLDIVLLRELETGADPGGIPGRNAQGGSTPYPGYGAAPGAWPYGR